A section of the Centropristis striata isolate RG_2023a ecotype Rhode Island chromosome 7, C.striata_1.0, whole genome shotgun sequence genome encodes:
- the LOC131974335 gene encoding uncharacterized protein LOC131974335, translating to MGLILRVVLLWLLLIGELQARKKSYNYGSAPGIGHPIPSKPYVPYPPKPQHPYVPYPPKPQQPYVPYLPKPQHPYVPYPPKPQQPYVPYPPKPQQPYVPYPPKPQQPYVPYPPKPQHPYVPYPPKPQQPYVPYLPKPQHPYVPYPPKPQQPYVPYPPKPQQPYVPYPPKPQQPYVPYPPKPQHPYVPYPPKPQHPYVPYPPKPQHPYVPYLPQPHVPMLPVNSFKPRSGYQPKPQPQQPQAPQQPRYQPKPQPLQPQAPQQPRYQPKPQPQQPQAPQQPRYQPKPQPQQPQAPQQPRYQPKPQPQQPQAPQQPRYQPKPQPQQPQAPQQPRYQPKPQPLQPQAPQQPRYQPKPQPLQPQAPQQPRYQPKPQPQQPQAPQQPRYQPKPQPQQPKAPQQPSYQPKPQPQQPQAPQQPRYQPKPQPQQPQAPQQPRYQPKPQPQQPQAPQQSRYQPKPQPQQPQAPQQPRYQPKPQPQQPQAPQQPRYQPKPQPQQPQAPQQPRYQPKPQPQQPQAPQQPRYQPKPQPQQPQAPQQPRYQPKPQPQQPQPHYQPSGNFGFRLPAEAGSSTGGSSGLSGTHSKYGSKGGFGSN from the exons ATGGGACTTATTCTACG TGTGGTGCTGCTATGGCTGCTGCTTATTGGAGAGCTTcaggcaagaaaaaaat CTTACAATTATGGTTCTGCTCCTGGAATTGGGCATCCCATCCCGTCCAAGCCCTACGTTCCATACCCGCCCAAGCCCCAGCATCCCTACGTTCCATACCCGCCCAAGCCCCAGCAGCCCTACGTTCCATACCTGCCCAAGCCCCAGCATCCCTACGTTCCATACCCGCCCAAGCCCCAGCAGCCCTACGTTCCATACCCGCCCAAGCCCCAGCAGCCCTACGTTCCATACCCGCCCAAGCCCCAGCAGCCCTACGTTCCATACCCGCCCAAGCCCCAGCATCCCTACGTTCCATACCCGCCCAAGCCCCAGCAGCCCTACGTTCCATACCTGCCCAAGCCCCAGCATCCCTACGTTCCATACCCGCCCAAGCCCCAGCAGCCCTACGTTCCATACCCGCCCAAGCCCCAGCAGCCCTACGTTCCATACCCGCCCAAGCCCCAGCAGCCCTACGTTCCATACCCGCCCAAGCCCCAGCATCCCTACGTTCCATACCCGCCCAAGCCCCAGCATCCCTACGTTCCATACCCGCCCAAGCCCCAGCATCCCTACGTTCCATACCTGCCGCAGCCCCATGTTCCCATGCTTCCGGTTAATTCCTTTAAACCAAGGTCTGGCTACCAGCCCAAACCTCAACCTCAGCAGCCGCAGGCTCCCCAGCAGCCCCGCTACCAGCCCAAACCTCAACCTCTGCAGCCGCAGGCTCCCCAGCAGCCCCGCTACCAGCCCAAACCTCAACCTCAGCAGCCGCAGGCTCCCCAGCAGCCCCGCTACCAGCCAAAACCTCAACCTCAGCAGCCGCAGGCTCCCCAGCAGCCCCGCTACCAGCCAAAACCTCAACCTCAGCAGCCACAGGCTCCCCAGCAGCCCCGCTACCAGCCCAAACCTCAACCTCAGCAGCCGCAGGCTCCCCAGCAGCCCCGCTACCAGCCCAAACCTCAACCTCTGCAGCCGCAGGCTCCCCAGCAGCCCCGCTACCAGCCCAAACCTCAACCTCTGCAGCCGCAGGCTCCCCAGCAGCCCCGCTACCAGCCCAAACCTCAACCTCAGCAGCCGCAGGCTCCCCAGCAGCCCCGCTACCAGCCCAAACCTCAACCTCAGCAGCCGAAGGCTCCCCAGCAGCCCAGCTACCAGCCCAAACCTCAACCTCAGCAGCCGCAGGCTCCCCAGCAGCCCCGCTACCAGCCCAAACCTCAACCTCAGCAGCCGCAGGCTCCCCAGCAGCCCCGCTACCAGCCCAAACCTCAACCTCAGCAGCCGCAGGCTCCCCAGCAATCCCGCTACCAGCCCAAACCTCAACCTCAGCAGCCGCAGGCTCCCCAGCAGCCCCGCTACCAGCCCAAACCTCAACCTCAGCAGCCGCAGGCTCCCCAGCAGCCCCGCTACCAGCCCAAACCTCAACCTCAGCAGCCGCAGGCTCCCCAGCAGCCCCGCTACCAGCCCAAACCTCAACCTCAGCAGCCGCAGGCTCCCCAGCAGCCCCGCTACCAGCCCAAACCTCAACCTCAGCAGCCGCAGGCTCCCCAGCAGCCCCGCTACCAGCCCAAACCTCAACCTCAGCAGCCACAACCTCATTACCAGCCCAGTGGTAATTTTGGCTTTCGTCTTCCTGCCGAAGCTGGTTCCAGCACAGGGGGTTCATCGGG ACTGAGTGGGACCCATTCCAAGTATGGAAGTAAAGGAGGCTTTGGCTCCAACTGA
- the LOC131974251 gene encoding C-C motif chemokine 21-like, which produces MIALIKICLRESSGKTRREVFWQGTKGRGGVVKQHTFTLLKRLTEAASLSSELPTNREMASRTALLLLLGVICLGFATAEVPVDCCLKVTEKRFPLQLILSYTVQEAGKGCDLSATAFLTKQGRRLCVSHPNDQAWVQSHITHIDRRPKN; this is translated from the exons ATGATTGCCCTGATAAAGATCTGCCTCAGGGAATCATCTGGAAAGACACGCAGGGAAGTTTTTTGGCAAGGAACaaaagggagaggaggagtgGTAAAG CAACACACCTTCACCCTCCTGAAGAGACTCACTGAAGCAGCCAGCCTGAGCTCAGAGCTACCAACAAACAGAGAAATGGCCTCCCGAACTGCACTTCTCCTTCTGCTGGGCGTCATCTGCCTTGGCTTCGCAACAG CTGAGGTCCCAGTGGACTGCTGTCTGAAGGTCACTGAGAAGCGTTTCCCGCTCCAACTCATTCTCAGCTACACCGTACAGGAAGCTGGAAAAGGCTGCGACCTCAGTGCCACTGC GTTCCTGACAAAGCAGGGAAGGAGACTGTGCGTCTCCCACCCCAATGACCAGGCATGGGTGCAGAGCCACATCACTCACATCGATAGGAGACCAAAAAACTAG